The genomic interval AGGGGCTCAAGCGGGCCACGCAGGTCGCCGTGCTGGCCGCGAACTACATCGCCAAGCGCCTGGAGCCGCACTTCCCGATCCTGTACAACGGCCCGGCCGGTCTGGTGGCGCACGAGTGCATCGTGGACCTGCGCCCGATCTCCAAGGCGACCGGCGTCTCCATCGACGACGTGGCCAAGCGCCTGATCGACTACGGCTTCCACTCGCCGACCATGTCGTTCCCGGTGGCCGGCACGCTGATGATCGAGCCGACGGAAAGTGAGAACCTCGCGGAGCTCGACCGGTTCTGCGACACCATGATCGCGATCCGCGCCGAGATCGAGAAGGTCGCCTCGGGGGAGTGGAGCCAGGACGACAACCCGCTGAGCAACGCCCCGCACACCGCGGCCGCGCTCGGCGGCGACTGGGACCACGGTTACAGCCGCGAGGAGGCCGTCTTCCCGGCCGGGGTCTCCGCCGCGGACAAGTACTGGCCGCCGGTGCGCCGCATCGACGGCGCCTTCGGCGACCGGAACCTGGTCTGTTCCTGCCCCCCGCTGGACGCGTACGACGACTGAGACAGGCTGCTGCAGGGCGTGCGCCGTGAGCGGTGCACGCCGGACATGCGTCGGGGCCGGTGCGGAGATCTCTCCGGGCCGGCCCCTGTTCGTCGGCCCGTCCTCAGGCGGCCTTCACCACGCGGCCGGTTGCCAGCGGCCGGTGCGGGGCGATGATCTGCCCGTCGGGCAGCAGTTCGCCGGTGTCCTCGAAGAGCAGGACGCCGTTGCACAAGAGGCTCCACCCCTGTTCGGGGTGGTGGGCCGTCAGACGGGCGGCCTCCCGGTCGGGTGAATCGGCGGTGGGGCAGGGTGGCTGGTGCTGGCACATGGATGGGTTCTTTCGCTGCGTCGAGTCGAGTGTCCTGCGGCTGGATGAGGTGCTCATGGCCGCCCCCGTATCAGTCGGTCCGGTCCCAGTGTTGCCCTACGGGGAGGATTCCGCAGGGATTTGGCTGCGGCACCCGTACTCCTCTCATGACGCATCACCCGCGCGGACGGTTCACCGCAACTGCACTGTCCCTTTGGGTGGTTCGGGGTGGCCGGATGGGGCTAG from Streptomyces sp. CA-278952 carries:
- a CDS encoding DUF5999 family protein, with amino-acid sequence MCQHQPPCPTADSPDREAARLTAHHPEQGWSLLCNGVLLFEDTGELLPDGQIIAPHRPLATGRVVKAA